TGAGGCTGCCCTGAAGCGAACATTGCGAAATCCGTGCTCCGCACTGCTCTAACTGGTTGGTTTAAAGCACACAAATAGAAGCCAAAGCAATAACAATTaagtgtcttcttcctcttgtgAACCGTTGTGCTATTACAGGGTTACCATGAACCGTcgttaattaaatcattttctAAGAAAGATTTAGCTTAGAATGCCCTCTAAGAAGTATTGTTAGAGAATTACCTGGACATTGAGACAAGAGCTGCTGCCAATAGTGAATTGACTATCTTCAGCATTCAAGCACAAGATGGGCATCCCTTCTGGGTCAACAGCGAAACGAACACCAATGCACAAAGGCAACCCTTGTTGAGTAGACGTACAAAGGCTACCCACCGAAGATAACTCCATTATTGTCCTGGAAATTTCAGCTGGAGAGGGTTTCTTCAGCAAttccttctggattggattcGATACCACAGAAACTGAGCATCTCACGGGCTGAAATGAGAAGTTGACAACTGGGTTTATCTTCGTAAGATTCAAGTGGGTTCTTTTTATTGGTTGGGTTGCAGGGAAAGCAGCCGAGAAGGATAATGTTTTGGAGAAGCAAGGAAGAGGGAAGCAACACCGAGGATTGAGATATTGGGCGTGAGGCACCATTTGGTGAGTTAAATTCAAATGGGTTTTTCTCCTTATCTGTGATGATATTTCTAGGTCAAAGAAAGGAGGGAAACCAAAAGATCTACCGATAGAAAGGGATGCAGTTTCTCCCTTGGCCTTTGGAGAGGAGAGGGCAGAGAAGAAAACGTCCTTCGCGCAAGGATATTCCTTGCCTGCGCTGGCTTGGCTCTTCGACCAAGGAGAGACGAACCAGTGCTGAATCGGAAGAACAGCGATAGAAAATGATGATAGAAGGTAGGTAGCTGTAAAGAACTGAAAAATGTTCTGTGACCTGATGGAGGATGAAATTTCAGTCCTCTCATGCGCTGAAAATTAACTTTTAACCTGATTTTTGAGCTGGGCCTGCTCAAGGTCTCCTTAACATGTTAGTTCCCAATGTTCAccaaaaagagtaaaaaacaTGTTAGTTCCCATTTTTCTGTTCTCTTGCCAtgagcacctttttttttttttttttttggtggaacttGCCATGAGCAGCTTAGAGCAAAACAAAGCCTCATCCTAGCCATAATAAATTTGCTAATACCTAGAAAATGATAAATTCAGTGGGAATCTGTATTAATCCAAGAGACttggttttctcttttttattttttctttttctcttttttttttctctttaggtTCCATTTGATTGTAATGAGAGTTTAAAGGgaatgaaagtgaaattttcatactttaaaaagaaatgtttataataaATACGTTATATGATTATACAAACTACTCCAATTTTTAcctatatttaataatgatatattttacatgtaatttttaatttacatattatagcaaagggttttgaatgcaaagtaaagtgaaattttataattgaaaatggaatgatttaaagttaatgttaaagtcacatgagtaatgattacatatatttcttttttaagtataaacatttcacttcacttccatttaattcctcttacaatcaaacatagcctaaggttTCACAATAATTCAGCTCAAAAAAATTAGACCTTTAAAAAATAGGCAAAATGATCATTGAACGTGGGTGCTGATAAGTTCCGAAAATGTCCTAAAAATCTGACCATTAATATATATTGACACTTAATATTAGTTGTTCAATAATTTACCTTCGAGGTTAATTCAACGAACCGGCTATTACATGACAACCAGTTAATCTACTTTCCTCATAACTCAAAAATTGAGTTCCTCCTCAAACTTGACTCTTCTGTCATCTTTTCGTTGTGAAACCCTTAACCTAATATCCTCCTCCATTTGCTACTTTTGTAACCCCCAATCATAACCTAGATTGACTTTATCTGCCACTTGTGATACCTACATTAATCTCATTGGGCTAACACCTATCATGTCCCATTATTTAACAAGTACAACTTATTGCAGGAAGCTGCGTTTTTAAAGTAACTTCATTCGCAAAGCAGAGGTAGTTCAGCAAGTAATGTTCTTTTGATTGAATCTTCTTTATGACGATTTATATTAAACTGGTTAATTATGATGATTCTACTCTATGCATTAATCATTAAATCTGTGACGGTTTTTGTGCAAGAACCTGCAACCCTACATTGAATGAACCTATTCGAGTCTCAAAAAATTAGTTGATCGCGAAAATGATTCGTTATCAATTGAGTCTGAACAAAAGCAATCTTTTGTATAGTTCTCAATTTTTAGATTCGATACTCAAAAAACAGTTGATATTCTAGGGAAATGGATTCATCATCACTTGAATCTGAATCAGAGCAACTCTTCATATAACTCACTAGTCTTAATCTATATATAGTGAAGATTTTTGCGAAATTTATAAAAATCTTGAAAGCTTTTAGTGGTCTTGTACAAAGTCTAAAATGGAATCAGTTGCGGCAAGAAATCACCTAGGCTACTTTCATGTCCTGCAAAGAGGACCAGACACAAGAGAGTGAACGCGGCAGCACCAGGCTGATCTGGTAGGAGACTCTCCGATGCCCTAAGTCAAAATTCTGAGCAAACATATAATTCAAGtgagaatggaaaaagatcgGTCCTTTGGAAATAGGTATACTTGGGTTTTATAGCTAAAGATGGCGGCTGTTAAGCGAGAATCTCACTTTGGTAGCTTCCTATTGCAGGTAGGAGTCCAGTTATAGTAAGAGTTGTGATAGGAAAATGATAGGAAAATGAATATGGAGGATGCTGCCATTATGGGAACTCCTCATTTTAGCCATATACTGGGGGATAGGATGAGATACTCTTCCTTCTAGAGAAGATTCAATATTTTGTCGAGATTCCTTTATCGACTAGGATTGTCCCGTATTTTACAGCCTATGAACTAGGCTTGGAAAGCCCTTTTGGGCACATCTTGGTGGAGATGGTCTATTGGAATCTTAGGCCGAGGGGTCTGAGATGAATGACCTAATTGTCGAGCTACCTATCCCGAGCAACAAGTTGCATGCCTATTGTTCATTTGGTGAGTGCTTGGGACCTGTCGTTCGGCTAAGGACCTAATATAGTTAGGCTCATTTAGTGGTCGAGTAGCCACGTGGCGGGACATACTTGTTATGTCCCCTTTATGCTGGTACTAGCCCAGTCATTCGATTGCTAAAGTCCCTTTGGTGATATCGATCGGTCGGCTCCTGAAATGGGTACTTGCCTCAGGTTGGGTGGATAACCTCATAGGGCTTAGGCTATTCGGATGGCCTTGTATATTCTGGTCGCTTAGTCCTTTTGGCATGTTTTTTCCAGTTGCATATTTTACCTAAACATTTTGCCCACACTCCTTCTGAGCTACTTGAGGTCAACTGGAGTATAACAAGTCATGGTATCTTGCGCCCAGGTCGGTGGTCCCCTTTTATTTCGATTGAGCACCATGGCCAGTGGGGAAAGTAACCACCTCAATTGCTCAGCCCTTCACCTTTTGAACTGGTGCCTTCTTTACCAATTAATGCACCATAGGTTTCCCGGGGTGATACTGAATCAGTGGCAATTTTTATGATTGAAAAGATGCCTCTTTGATGCATTGATGAATGGGGAGTTACCATGTTAGCGTTCCTGTTGCCAGCATGGTGGAAGGGAGGTGAACCGACGTGCTCGGTTGTTCCGGTTCACACCTCTTCTTATGACAGGTACCTTTTCGCTAGTTCAACATTAAATGACCACACTTTCTAGGAGCACAAGAAGCGTCGTTTTAAGGTTTTCACTATCCgtcttctcaatctcttcttccttggtcttACAAGAATTCACTGCTTtattgtttttctcttctacttcttcacGTTTTGTTGAGCTCTTCCTGTTGCGGTGCTTTCTTTCTTCATCGAGGGGTCACTTGCCCCCCCTAATaagtctttttcttccttttttcatgttattttatttatttatttttcattgctACACGTGACCCATAAAAGCTGAAAATGGGGTAGTCACCGCCATAGATAGGGTGACCCATTGCATCTTTCATTTCTACTCCATGGGGTACTCCTCTGGGGAGTAATGTTGGCTCTGGTGGGgtatttgtcacaccccgttcacaatgaaccgggccaatgactgggttaacaccggttaacccaaacctgtcaggatcatttgatactgtattccaccacagcatacacacaactaataaaagattatcagatcagcggaagacttggtttacctgtgaacattcccataatacttgatacccgaatttgtgatacaatagttatatatatgtgggcccgaaggcatgatatttacacaataaaagtacaattcacatatcaagtacataaaggaaaccatcaaaaatcggagtacacagctcggctcagtatcaaggctagagctcagctcggcatcaagggttgagcccagctcggcatcacatggtagagctcagcttagcctcaaaagtggagctcagctcggcatcagaattgtggtcccgcagcacaatcctcgcacgagcagtcaatgccgtgctctaactcctcaggggcccaccaatcctcttcggggaactcgactgtgggacccaccccatgctcctcagatgtatgacctgcaaaatcatctaaaaaaaggggtgcactagtgggatgagctcactagcttagtaagtggaaaggtggaccacacagcagtccacacatcaaaacataatcatatgcactacatgctatgcaatacattttaaatcacatccacctaagcaacattactaagtctttggtttagtgctactacagccacagtgcgcgtatactctgggtacaagcagcaaactccatcccgcgatactcccatagggctgtcggagaaggcccactgtgagtactcggaaaaataaaaacatgccgaccaccggctctcaacagaaaagtaaatgactaaaattaaaggtgctgactccagcaatttaaaagtagtatgattggccctcttgaatataccaccggggtagcagactgtcctaatgacccgttGGACATTAtctctaaccgccacagtgacccgacaaccgcgaccactgcttccccccaaatggtaacccaacaccttaacccctgttgggaagggtcgtagcacgggacggtgaaaatcctaaaccgcatgctcctatctgacaatagtacgattgcatagtgccatcgcgtcccataccacgggccacccgttcggtacgggtgagatctggtgcgagaagcgtaggatttggtgaacctaacatgagtgagcggggttagtacttcaccattttggaatcaaaattaacatgatccaatgacacgatcatgtttagaatcctaaaagaaggtcacacgtccgattcggGCCCAATCGGAAGGAAAAATCACATCCGAAGCCTCTCAgttgggtcagacagcccacctgtctggcccaccggtctggaccgatgggcaggttggcccgtcgattggcccatcggtctggcccaccgattgggccagggAGTCTACTAAGACCGgcaggcagggtggcccgccggttgtgcccgaaggccctaccctctcaggcgggtgcccacaggtgggccaaatggcccaccagtcttgcccaccggtcttggcgggaaacctgttgtttcttcccaacttcctccattctttggggattcaaatggggctttttcaaacccattcttcacactttcaaaatCTTATAGGTTGGTTcgaacctagatctaggtt
This genomic window from Macadamia integrifolia cultivar HAES 741 unplaced genomic scaffold, SCU_Mint_v3 scaffold3094, whole genome shotgun sequence contains:
- the LOC122067736 gene encoding glutamyl-tRNA reductase-binding protein, chloroplastic; protein product: MVPHAQYLNPRCCFPLPCFSKTLSFSAAFPATQPIKRTHLNLTKINPVVNFSFQPVRCSVSVVSNPIQKELLKKPSPAEISRTIMELSSVGSLCTSTQQGLPLCIGVRFAVDPEGMPILCLNAEDSQFTIGSSSCLNVQLEQCGARISQCSLQGSLTKPKDKMVLKELRSIWKKRFEEEVDDDLIYVVATERVLQMQNFMEVGEWVTWMEYKNASPDPLRNFAEEIVNEFNTNFVGEVLRFCNIYVDLEFQALLMVMSKWGLVSPCVGLGLSRR